Genomic window (Candidatus Obscuribacterales bacterium):
ACCCTCCAAACCGCGTCTCAACCATCTCACCACCGACCAGATCCACGCCAAAAGCCACAACAAGACATGGCGGAGCCACCGCTCCAGGTTCATCACCACCATCGTCAGCGCCATCACCGTCGCCGCCGTTGTCGCTAACTTGGCGCGGATGCATCCTAAGCCAAACCGTCGCTTGCCTTGCCCAAATTTCCCCTCAATCGCATTGCGA
Coding sequences:
- a CDS encoding transposase, producing the protein RNAIEGKFGQGKRRFGLGCIRAKLATTAATVMALTMVVMNLERWLRHVLLWLLAWIWSVVRWLRRGLEGTRQVTVQSRDCGYLSVLLSAGQTR